One segment of Variovorax sp. PAMC28562 DNA contains the following:
- a CDS encoding phosphatase PAP2 family protein yields MIDWIKHRLASPHVAAAIRRFAPQLDFARARLSPSSEVGLRLTLSVLLFIGATWLFAGVAEDVVTGDPLVKVDQMITHWFQRHSAAGVTRWMLLVTDAHNAIPISAIGLAFAVYLGWRREGYWLLTLLLVLPGGMLLNLVLKQIFQRGRPMLDTPLLGLSSYSFPSGHVTAATLLYGVLAVFLATRTPKLGWRVTLYATACLAVLLVATTRIYLGAHYFSDVVAAAAWGTAWLVLCSVLVRELRRRAALRRSAQSH; encoded by the coding sequence GTGATCGACTGGATCAAACACCGACTCGCGTCGCCGCATGTTGCCGCCGCCATACGGCGTTTCGCGCCGCAACTGGATTTCGCTCGTGCCCGCCTGTCCCCCAGCAGCGAAGTGGGGCTGAGGCTGACCTTGAGCGTTCTGCTGTTCATCGGCGCGACGTGGCTCTTCGCAGGGGTGGCCGAAGACGTCGTCACCGGCGATCCGCTCGTCAAGGTCGATCAAATGATCACGCACTGGTTTCAGCGGCACTCGGCAGCCGGCGTCACGCGCTGGATGTTGCTTGTCACTGACGCTCATAACGCCATCCCCATCAGCGCCATCGGCCTTGCGTTCGCGGTTTACTTAGGGTGGCGACGAGAGGGGTACTGGCTCCTCACCTTGCTTCTGGTGCTGCCGGGTGGCATGTTGTTAAACCTGGTGCTCAAGCAGATCTTTCAACGCGGGCGCCCCATGCTCGACACGCCATTGCTGGGCCTTTCCAGCTATAGCTTTCCGAGCGGCCATGTGACGGCAGCAACGTTGCTGTACGGCGTGCTGGCCGTCTTTCTCGCGACGCGAACGCCCAAGCTAGGCTGGCGGGTGACGCTTTACGCGACGGCCTGCCTGGCAGTTCTGTTGGTGGCAACGACGCGCATCTACCTCGGCGCCCACTATTTCAGCGACGTGGTCGCCGCAGCGGCCTGGGGCACGGCTTGGCTAGTTCTGTGCTCAGTGCTCGTGCGCGAACTCCGGCGACGAGCCGCTCTTCGCCGGAGTGCGCAATCGCACTAG
- a CDS encoding MFS transporter, with the protein MTRDEVASETINTTRLPAGIWALGFVSLLADISSEMVHSLLPLFMVSALGASAFMVGLVEGLGEATALMVKVFSGVLCDYFGRRKPFAIAGYALGACSKPLFAIAQSTGMVLTARLVDRVGKGVRGAPRDALVADIAPPQLRGAAFGLRQSLDTVGAFIGPLVAVGLMIAWSNDFRAVFWVAVIPAIASVALLGAGVREPAREAGLKRANPLRRDNLRQLDRAYWWVVAVGAVFTLARFSEAFLVLRAQQSGIRLAWVPLVMVVMSLVYSLSAYPFGKLSDRMSHRALLSMGLLILIAADLVLASNSHWVSVLLGVSLWGLHMGMTQGLLATMVADAAPNHLRGTAFGFFNLMSGLAVLVASVLAGLLWDGLGAPATFIAGAAFCVLTLLGLRFAPLRLR; encoded by the coding sequence ATGACGAGAGACGAAGTTGCGTCGGAGACGATCAATACCACGCGACTGCCTGCAGGCATTTGGGCGCTCGGTTTCGTCAGCCTCTTGGCTGACATCTCTTCGGAAATGGTGCACAGCCTGCTGCCGTTATTCATGGTGTCTGCCCTTGGCGCAAGTGCCTTCATGGTCGGCTTGGTGGAGGGCTTGGGCGAGGCGACAGCCTTGATGGTGAAGGTTTTTTCGGGCGTGCTTTGCGACTACTTCGGCCGGCGCAAGCCTTTCGCCATTGCCGGCTACGCGTTGGGCGCTTGTTCTAAGCCTTTATTTGCGATAGCCCAGAGCACAGGCATGGTCCTGACGGCGCGACTGGTGGACCGGGTTGGCAAGGGGGTGCGAGGCGCCCCGCGAGATGCCTTGGTCGCCGATATCGCGCCGCCACAACTTCGAGGCGCGGCCTTCGGTCTGCGCCAATCACTCGATACGGTCGGCGCATTCATCGGACCCCTTGTCGCAGTGGGGCTGATGATCGCCTGGTCAAACGACTTCCGGGCGGTGTTCTGGGTTGCCGTCATACCTGCGATAGCGTCCGTCGCATTGCTGGGCGCCGGCGTTCGGGAGCCTGCGCGTGAAGCCGGCTTGAAACGGGCGAATCCTCTGCGTCGAGACAACCTGCGCCAGCTCGACCGCGCTTACTGGTGGGTCGTTGCAGTGGGCGCGGTCTTCACTCTCGCCCGTTTTAGCGAGGCATTTCTGGTCCTACGGGCGCAACAGAGCGGGATCCGGCTGGCCTGGGTGCCGCTCGTCATGGTTGTGATGAGCCTGGTCTACTCCCTGTCAGCCTATCCGTTCGGCAAGCTCTCCGACCGTATGAGCCACCGAGCGTTACTTTCGATGGGTCTGTTGATACTCATTGCTGCCGACCTGGTGCTTGCGTCGAACTCGCACTGGGTCAGTGTCCTGTTGGGCGTGTCGCTTTGGGGCCTGCACATGGGCATGACGCAGGGCCTGCTCGCGACGATGGTTGCCGACGCGGCACCGAATCATCTGCGCGGCACGGCGTTTGGCTTCTTTAACCTGATGAGCGGGTTGGCTGTGCTTGTAGCCAGCGTTCTCGCCGGCTTGCTGTGGGACGGTTTGGGTGCTCCAGCAACATTCATCGCCGGAGCGGCGTTCTGCGTGTTGACGCTGCTCGGCCTGCGGTTCGCCCCGCTTCGTTTGCGGTGA
- a CDS encoding 8-oxoguanine deaminase, translated as MTTLLIRNADCVATFDDARKEWRNASVLLRDNLVEAIGPADQLPQSADEVIDARGHLVVPGLVNTHHHMVQSLTRAIPSVQDAELFSWLRGLYPIWAGLTPEMVRVSTQIAMAELLLSGCTTSSDHLYIYPNGVRLDDSIEAAREIGMRFVATRGSMSVGASQGGLPPDSVVEREADILKDTQRLIETWHDASHGAMTNVAVAPCSPFSVSRDLMRESALLARSFKGQGVRLHTHLAENDHDIAYSREKFNCTPAEYAQDLGWLGHDVWHAHCVKLDAPGIALFAKTKTGVAHCPCSNMRLASGIAPVRRMLDAGVPVGLGVDGSASNDGAHMVNEARQALLLARVGRSLEPFGCDHGPAEMTARDALAIATRGGAEVLGRPDIGHLAPGMCADLALFDLNTVAFAGGAVHDPVASLLLCTSPQAAYTVVNGRVVVREGQLVTVDAGPLVERHNRLAMVLALAGG; from the coding sequence ATGACCACTCTGTTGATCCGAAATGCCGACTGCGTGGCCACCTTCGACGACGCAAGAAAGGAATGGCGCAACGCCTCGGTGCTGCTGCGCGACAACCTCGTCGAAGCGATCGGCCCGGCCGACCAGCTGCCGCAATCGGCGGACGAAGTGATCGACGCGCGCGGCCATCTGGTGGTGCCGGGACTGGTCAACACGCACCACCACATGGTCCAGTCGCTGACCCGCGCCATCCCCTCCGTGCAGGACGCCGAACTGTTTTCGTGGCTGCGCGGTCTGTATCCGATCTGGGCCGGTCTCACGCCGGAGATGGTGCGGGTGTCGACGCAGATCGCCATGGCGGAGTTGCTGCTTTCAGGCTGCACCACCAGCAGCGACCATCTCTACATCTACCCCAACGGCGTGCGGCTTGACGACAGCATCGAGGCGGCGCGCGAGATCGGCATGCGCTTCGTCGCCACGCGCGGCAGCATGAGCGTCGGCGCGTCGCAAGGTGGCTTGCCGCCCGACAGCGTGGTCGAGCGCGAAGCCGATATCCTGAAAGACACGCAGCGGCTGATCGAAACGTGGCACGACGCATCGCACGGCGCGATGACCAACGTGGCCGTGGCACCTTGCTCGCCCTTCAGCGTGAGCCGCGACCTGATGCGCGAATCGGCACTGCTCGCGCGCTCCTTCAAGGGCCAGGGCGTGCGGCTGCACACGCACCTCGCCGAGAACGACCACGACATCGCCTACAGCCGCGAGAAGTTCAACTGCACGCCCGCCGAGTACGCGCAGGATCTGGGATGGCTCGGCCACGATGTATGGCACGCGCACTGCGTGAAACTCGATGCACCCGGCATCGCGCTGTTCGCGAAGACGAAGACCGGCGTGGCGCACTGCCCGTGCAGCAACATGCGGTTGGCATCCGGCATCGCACCTGTCCGCCGCATGCTGGATGCAGGCGTGCCGGTCGGCCTGGGTGTCGACGGCAGCGCCAGCAACGACGGCGCACACATGGTCAACGAGGCACGCCAGGCGCTGCTGCTGGCCCGCGTCGGGCGCTCGCTGGAGCCGTTCGGCTGCGATCACGGTCCGGCCGAAATGACGGCGCGCGATGCGCTCGCCATCGCCACCCGCGGCGGCGCCGAAGTGCTGGGGCGCCCGGACATCGGTCATCTCGCTCCGGGCATGTGTGCGGACCTGGCGCTGTTCGACCTGAACACCGTCGCCTTCGCCGGTGGCGCGGTGCACGACCCGGTCGCCAGCCTGCTGTTGTGCACGAGTCCGCAAGCCGCGTACACGGTGGTGAACGGACGTGTGGTGGTGCGTGAAGGGCAGTTGGTGACAGTGGACGCAGGACCGCTGGTCGAGCGGCACAACCGGCTGGCGATGGTGCTTGCGCTGGCGGGCGGATGA
- a CDS encoding glycerate kinase, with protein MIASKPLAELADPQMEPRRFLEQLYRIAVQRALPLASMGAYLPKPPDPAKGRTLVIGAGKAGGSMAQALEALWPADAPMSGLVVTRYGHVPPRPEGLKQRIELVEASHPVPDEAGMKAAERILALTEGLTADDLVLCLISGGGSSVLTLPAEGMTLADKQRVNQQLLDSGAHIGEMNCVRKHLSRVKGGRLAAACAPARVVTLTISDVPGDDMGIIASGPTVPDATTCAQALAILDRYKIDIPPAVRAGLESGALETPKPGDAVFKGHTAHLIATPQQSLEAAAAAARAAGIEAHILSDEMEGESREVGKVHGALARAVAQRGQPFAKPCVILSGGETTVTIRPRQPGQPKGRGGRAGEFCMGLAGALMGQANVWALAADTDGIDGVEDNAGAFVTPDTLARAEARGLKLAPHLDRNDAYGYFDAIGDLLVTGPTHTNVNDFRALLIL; from the coding sequence ATGATCGCATCGAAACCTCTCGCTGAACTGGCCGATCCGCAGATGGAACCGCGTCGCTTTCTCGAACAGCTTTATCGCATTGCCGTGCAGCGCGCCTTGCCGCTGGCCAGCATGGGCGCTTACCTGCCCAAGCCGCCCGATCCCGCCAAGGGCCGCACGCTGGTCATCGGTGCCGGCAAGGCCGGTGGCTCGATGGCGCAGGCGCTCGAAGCGCTGTGGCCGGCAGACGCGCCCATGTCGGGCCTGGTCGTCACGCGCTACGGCCACGTGCCACCGCGGCCCGAAGGATTGAAGCAGCGCATCGAACTGGTCGAGGCGTCGCATCCGGTGCCGGACGAGGCCGGCATGAAGGCCGCCGAACGCATCCTCGCGCTGACCGAAGGGTTGACCGCCGACGACTTGGTGCTTTGCCTGATCTCCGGCGGTGGATCGTCGGTGCTCACGTTGCCGGCCGAAGGCATGACGCTGGCCGACAAGCAGCGCGTGAACCAGCAACTGCTCGACAGCGGCGCTCACATTGGCGAGATGAATTGCGTACGCAAGCACCTGTCGCGCGTGAAAGGCGGGCGGCTCGCCGCAGCCTGCGCGCCGGCACGGGTCGTCACGCTGACCATCAGCGACGTGCCCGGCGACGACATGGGCATCATCGCCAGCGGTCCGACGGTGCCTGATGCAACGACCTGCGCGCAGGCGCTTGCCATCCTCGACCGCTACAAGATCGACATTCCCCCGGCGGTACGCGCCGGCCTCGAAAGCGGTGCGCTCGAAACGCCCAAGCCGGGCGATGCCGTGTTCAAAGGCCACACCGCGCACCTCATCGCCACGCCGCAGCAATCGCTCGAAGCCGCAGCCGCCGCGGCGCGTGCCGCCGGCATCGAGGCCCATATCCTGAGCGATGAAATGGAAGGTGAATCGCGCGAGGTCGGCAAGGTGCACGGGGCGCTGGCGCGTGCCGTAGCGCAGCGCGGCCAGCCGTTCGCCAAGCCGTGCGTGATCTTGTCGGGCGGTGAAACCACCGTCACCATCCGGCCGCGCCAGCCCGGTCAACCCAAAGGCCGTGGCGGCCGCGCCGGCGAGTTCTGCATGGGCCTGGCCGGTGCGTTGATGGGCCAGGCCAACGTGTGGGCACTGGCCGCCGACACCGACGGCATCGACGGCGTCGAAGACAACGCCGGTGCCTTCGTCACGCCCGACACGCTGGCGCGTGCGGAGGCAAGGGGTCTCAAGCTGGCACCGCATCTCGACCGCAACGATGCCTACGGTTACTTCGACGCCATCGGCGATCTGCTCGTCACCGGGCCGACGCACACCAACGTCAATGACTTCAGGGCGCTGCTGATCCTGTGA
- a CDS encoding low molecular weight protein-tyrosine-phosphatase, translated as MTTETSPSVLFVCTGNICRSPTAHALLVHKAQEAGFAVRVDSAAVSDEERGNPADRRSVAEAKRRGIAMPDHRARQITAKDFDSFDHVVGMTRAHAAALRRIAPVHASKVALMMDFAGAQDRDVPDPWYGDQAAFIEAFDMIEEGVDGLLARLRHLADGGAAG; from the coding sequence GTGACGACCGAAACGTCGCCATCGGTGCTGTTCGTGTGCACCGGCAACATCTGCCGCTCGCCGACCGCGCATGCGCTGCTTGTGCACAAGGCGCAGGAAGCCGGTTTTGCGGTGCGCGTCGACAGCGCCGCCGTCTCAGACGAAGAGCGCGGCAATCCGGCCGACCGACGCTCCGTTGCCGAAGCCAAACGCCGCGGCATCGCGATGCCCGATCACCGTGCGCGGCAGATCACTGCAAAAGACTTCGACAGTTTCGATCACGTTGTCGGCATGACGCGCGCGCACGCTGCGGCGCTGCGCCGCATTGCGCCGGTGCACGCCAGCAAGGTGGCTTTGATGATGGACTTTGCAGGGGCGCAAGACCGCGACGTGCCCGACCCCTGGTACGGCGACCAGGCCGCGTTCATTGAAGCCTTCGACATGATCGAGGAGGGCGTCGACGGGTTGTTGGCGCGGCTGCGCCATTTGGCCGACGGGGGTGCTGCCGGTTAG
- a CDS encoding class I SAM-dependent methyltransferase — protein MAITTVKSGETWAAGDLYESYVGRWSRAVAQAFLPWLDVPASSRWLDVGCGTGALTETILAHSHPAAVVGVDLSPDFIAYARAHVASPLATFQVGNAQILALQGPRFDAAVSALVLNFLPEPGLAVRAMAGRVHPGGRVAAYVWDYRGQMELMRYFWDAAIALDPAAGVLDEGLRFPLCQPGPLQALFADAGLVDVDVRALDVPTVFRDFDDYWSPFLAGNFPAPAYAMSLGGEARLALRERLRSTLPTAADGSIALVARAWAVRGTVHSTAT, from the coding sequence ATGGCGATCACGACAGTCAAGTCCGGTGAGACATGGGCCGCAGGCGACCTCTACGAAAGCTACGTCGGCCGATGGAGCCGCGCGGTAGCGCAGGCGTTCCTGCCCTGGCTCGACGTGCCCGCAAGCTCGCGCTGGCTCGACGTCGGATGCGGCACCGGCGCACTCACCGAAACCATCCTCGCGCATTCGCACCCGGCTGCGGTGGTGGGCGTCGATCTGTCACCGGACTTCATCGCGTATGCACGCGCCCACGTCGCCAGCCCGCTCGCCACATTCCAAGTCGGCAATGCACAAATCCTGGCGCTTCAAGGGCCGCGGTTCGATGCGGCGGTGTCCGCGCTGGTTCTCAATTTCTTGCCGGAGCCCGGCCTTGCGGTGCGGGCGATGGCGGGCAGGGTCCATCCCGGCGGGCGGGTCGCGGCCTACGTGTGGGACTACCGGGGGCAAATGGAGCTCATGCGGTACTTCTGGGATGCCGCGATCGCCCTCGACCCAGCCGCCGGCGTACTCGACGAGGGATTGCGCTTCCCGCTGTGCCAACCGGGTCCGTTGCAGGCGCTGTTCGCCGATGCGGGGCTGGTTGACGTCGACGTGCGCGCGCTCGACGTACCAACCGTGTTCCGCGACTTCGACGACTACTGGAGTCCGTTCCTGGCCGGAAACTTTCCAGCGCCAGCCTATGCGATGTCGCTGGGCGGAGAGGCCCGCTTGGCGTTGCGGGAGCGGCTTCGCTCAACGCTGCCCACGGCGGCGGACGGTTCGATCGCATTGGTTGCGCGCGCCTGGGCGGTGCGAGGCACGGTGCACAGCACCGCGACCTGA
- a CDS encoding DUF1345 domain-containing protein, whose protein sequence is MKLRHNRIYRQLRARPRLLVATLTAILVGVLFPARLEAHLVTRLLIAWNTGAMLYVFLAVGMMTRSSREHMRYRARAQDEGQFVILTLVVISAIASLAAIGGELTVVKDMHGTAKVAHIGLAALTVVSSWTFTQIMFALHYAHDYYAAQSDGRKPGLSFPDDDEPDYGDFFYFAAVIGTSGQTADVSFVSKMMRRIGSVHCILAYLFNTTVLALLINIGASLF, encoded by the coding sequence ATGAAACTTCGACACAACCGCATTTACCGGCAATTGCGGGCCCGGCCCCGCCTGCTCGTCGCCACGCTCACCGCAATCCTGGTGGGTGTGCTGTTCCCCGCCCGGCTCGAAGCGCATCTGGTCACCCGACTGCTGATCGCATGGAACACGGGTGCGATGCTCTATGTCTTTCTTGCGGTCGGCATGATGACCCGGTCGTCCCGCGAACACATGCGCTACCGCGCAAGGGCACAGGACGAAGGGCAGTTCGTGATCCTGACCCTGGTCGTGATCTCTGCCATTGCGAGTCTTGCTGCCATCGGCGGCGAACTCACGGTGGTCAAGGACATGCACGGTACAGCGAAGGTCGCGCATATCGGACTCGCGGCACTGACGGTCGTGTCTTCCTGGACCTTCACCCAGATCATGTTCGCGCTGCACTATGCGCACGACTATTACGCGGCGCAATCCGACGGACGCAAACCAGGCTTGAGCTTTCCAGACGACGACGAGCCGGACTATGGCGACTTCTTCTACTTTGCCGCCGTCATCGGCACGTCGGGCCAGACGGCCGACGTGTCTTTCGTCTCCAAGATGATGCGTCGCATCGGCTCGGTGCATTGCATCCTGGCCTATCTGTTCAATACGACAGTGCTCGCCCTTTTGATCAACATCGGCGCGAGTCTGTTCTGA
- a CDS encoding sensor histidine kinase codes for MRAPTRSPDDSLQRRLETRLLWRMAVLFLLSGALSYGITRYYVHEVFDRWLYDSANSLAQAVRQIGPRAGLDLPRSAEAMFQWDDEDQTVYRVVGSRSGYIAGVSEAPREPEAPEVFRNARLFDADLGGHAMRWAIVDVPLASAGEQVSVMVGETTRKRRHLAGEILLAVWIPQLVLLLLAGWVLHRVIFFQTRNILSLGNALRDMSHRSLQPVPENGLPAELRPLIEALNAVIGRLELAGQAQRAFIANAAHQLRTPLTALKLQAEQALRSESLPVMRISVVELQQSAQRAVRLANQLLLLSRAEPEAQSDASRDRVDLRVLAFEASREWVFRALSAGLDFGFDDASDHAWVMVDAALVREAVNNLLDNALKYCVSGARVNVSVSVGAGHAFIAVDDSGPGIEPADRERITQRFQRGNSVEAEGSGLGLAIVREIAKAHAGRLVVQSSALGGARFELHFPTHSLHGFSSAR; via the coding sequence GTGAGGGCGCCCACCCGAAGCCCCGACGACAGCCTGCAGCGGCGCCTGGAAACACGTCTGCTTTGGCGCATGGCGGTGCTCTTCCTGCTCAGCGGCGCGCTGTCTTACGGCATCACGCGCTACTACGTGCACGAGGTGTTCGACCGCTGGCTCTACGACTCGGCCAACAGCCTGGCACAGGCGGTGCGACAGATCGGCCCGCGCGCCGGACTCGACCTGCCGCGCTCTGCCGAGGCCATGTTCCAGTGGGACGACGAAGACCAGACCGTGTATCGCGTGGTCGGTTCGCGCAGTGGCTATATCGCCGGAGTTTCAGAAGCGCCGCGGGAGCCTGAGGCGCCGGAAGTGTTTCGCAATGCGCGCCTGTTCGATGCGGACCTCGGCGGCCACGCCATGCGCTGGGCCATCGTCGACGTGCCGCTCGCCAGTGCGGGCGAACAGGTCTCGGTGATGGTCGGGGAAACCACACGTAAACGTCGCCATCTTGCGGGCGAGATTCTGCTGGCCGTGTGGATTCCGCAGTTGGTGTTGCTGTTGCTCGCAGGCTGGGTACTGCACCGCGTGATCTTTTTTCAGACCCGCAACATCCTGTCGCTCGGCAACGCATTGCGCGACATGAGCCACCGCAGCTTGCAACCGGTGCCCGAGAACGGTCTCCCGGCCGAACTGCGCCCTTTGATCGAGGCATTGAATGCGGTGATCGGTCGCCTCGAACTGGCAGGCCAGGCACAGCGCGCGTTCATCGCCAACGCCGCGCACCAGCTTCGAACCCCTCTGACTGCGCTGAAATTGCAGGCCGAGCAGGCCTTGCGCAGCGAGAGTCTTCCGGTGATGCGGATATCGGTCGTCGAACTGCAGCAGTCGGCGCAACGCGCGGTGCGACTGGCCAATCAATTGCTGCTGCTTTCTCGCGCAGAGCCGGAAGCGCAAAGCGACGCGAGCCGGGACCGCGTCGACCTGAGAGTGCTGGCTTTCGAGGCGTCGCGCGAGTGGGTCTTCCGCGCGTTGTCGGCGGGACTCGACTTCGGCTTCGACGACGCATCGGACCACGCCTGGGTGATGGTCGATGCCGCGCTCGTCCGCGAGGCCGTCAACAACCTTCTGGACAACGCGCTCAAGTACTGCGTGTCCGGCGCCCGCGTGAACGTCAGCGTGTCCGTTGGCGCAGGCCACGCGTTCATCGCGGTGGACGACAGCGGGCCTGGCATCGAGCCCGCCGATCGCGAACGCATCACTCAACGATTCCAGCGTGGCAACAGCGTCGAGGCCGAAGGCAGCGGCCTTGGCCTGGCGATCGTTCGCGAGATCGCGAAAGCCCATGCCGGGCGCCTGGTGGTGCAGAGCTCGGCGCTGGGCGGTGCCCGGTTCGAGTTGCACTTTCCGACTCATTCCCTCCACGGCTTTTCTTCAGCGCGATGA
- a CDS encoding response regulator transcription factor has product MDALILIVEDDLQIAELLGRELQHRGYRVLKAHNGAQALVSMRRDLPALVLLDMGLPDMDGSDVLRQIREAGNSLPVIVLTARDEQHQRVGGLRAGADDYVVKPFDMAELDARIQAVLRRGGHPQAQRLSAGALCLMSDAARISLDGVPLSLTPREFQLLQRLMGNVDRVVTKAQLTETLMAFHGDVAGKTIEVYLHRIRQKIAGHDVEIVTVRGFGYLLRRLASVS; this is encoded by the coding sequence GTGGACGCCCTGATTCTTATCGTCGAAGACGACCTTCAAATTGCGGAGTTGCTTGGCCGCGAGCTGCAGCATCGCGGCTACCGGGTGCTGAAGGCGCACAACGGCGCGCAAGCGCTCGTGAGCATGCGGCGCGACCTGCCGGCCTTGGTACTGCTCGACATGGGGTTGCCGGACATGGACGGCAGCGACGTGCTGCGGCAGATCCGCGAAGCCGGCAACTCGCTGCCTGTCATCGTGCTGACCGCGCGCGACGAGCAGCATCAGCGCGTCGGCGGGCTGCGTGCCGGCGCAGACGACTATGTCGTCAAGCCTTTCGACATGGCCGAACTCGACGCACGCATCCAGGCCGTGCTGCGGCGCGGCGGCCATCCGCAGGCGCAGCGGTTGTCCGCCGGCGCGTTGTGCCTGATGTCCGATGCCGCACGCATCAGCCTGGACGGCGTACCGCTGAGCCTCACGCCGCGCGAGTTCCAGCTGCTGCAGCGCCTGATGGGCAACGTCGATCGCGTGGTCACCAAAGCCCAGCTGACTGAAACGCTGATGGCTTTTCATGGCGACGTGGCCGGCAAGACCATCGAGGTCTACCTGCACCGCATCCGCCAGAAGATCGCCGGCCACGATGTCGAGATCGTGACGGTGCGTGGCTTCGGCTACCTGCTGCGCCGTTTGGCGAGCGTGTCGTGA
- a CDS encoding efflux RND transporter periplasmic adaptor subunit encodes MKISRRSAHSGWRTLTVLLLVLAAGIGIGTKIARHAAAVTAATSAAPGATVAAAASPPVAGAGLLRYARDAPELASIRITPVEAVPLPALPPANAHLAYDEDVTARVSSPVAGRVVRLLVQAGDRVRRGAALAELDSPDLASAQSDLAKAKADEAHKRQSVERTRALAETETGSRKDNEAAEADLQQAIAETLRAAQRMHNLATATATVSGSGRFVLRAPIDGVVVDRQINAGMEVRPDLANPLFVITDTAKLWALADVSETALNAVHAGQPVELEVDAWPGQRFAGVVRHVGAALDAASRRLQVRCEIANADGRLRAEMFSRVAFLSDTQATAIRVPNGSLVLNGMQNFVIVEQEPGVFARRPVQLRWSGPDTSYLSAGLQAGERIVSEGALLLASEFPARAQ; translated from the coding sequence ATGAAAATCTCGCGTCGATCTGCGCATTCCGGCTGGCGGACGCTGACCGTCCTTTTGCTCGTGCTGGCTGCGGGCATCGGCATCGGGACGAAGATCGCGCGGCACGCGGCGGCCGTGACTGCAGCCACATCGGCTGCACCAGGCGCTACCGTCGCAGCGGCCGCGAGCCCCCCGGTGGCCGGCGCCGGTTTGCTGCGCTATGCCCGCGATGCACCCGAGCTCGCATCGATCCGCATCACGCCGGTCGAGGCTGTGCCACTGCCGGCGCTGCCGCCGGCCAATGCCCACCTGGCCTATGACGAAGACGTGACGGCCAGGGTCAGCTCGCCGGTCGCGGGTCGCGTGGTTCGCCTGCTGGTCCAGGCCGGTGACCGCGTGCGGCGTGGGGCCGCGCTGGCCGAACTCGACTCGCCCGACCTGGCGTCTGCCCAGTCCGACCTGGCCAAGGCGAAAGCCGACGAGGCGCACAAGCGACAGAGCGTCGAGCGCACCCGGGCGCTGGCCGAAACCGAAACCGGTTCGCGCAAGGACAACGAGGCGGCCGAGGCCGATCTGCAGCAGGCCATCGCCGAGACCCTTCGCGCTGCACAGCGGATGCACAACCTGGCAACGGCAACGGCAACGGTCAGCGGTTCAGGTCGCTTCGTGCTCCGGGCGCCTATCGACGGCGTGGTGGTCGACCGGCAGATCAACGCCGGCATGGAAGTGCGCCCCGATCTGGCCAATCCGCTGTTCGTCATCACCGACACGGCAAAACTCTGGGCCTTGGCAGACGTGTCCGAAACGGCCTTGAATGCGGTGCACGCGGGGCAGCCGGTGGAGCTGGAGGTCGATGCCTGGCCCGGCCAGCGTTTTGCCGGCGTGGTGCGCCACGTGGGCGCCGCGCTCGATGCCGCATCGCGTCGCCTGCAGGTGCGTTGCGAGATCGCCAACGCCGACGGCCGGCTCCGAGCAGAGATGTTCTCGCGCGTGGCCTTTCTCTCCGACACGCAGGCAACGGCGATCCGGGTACCGAACGGCAGCCTGGTGTTGAACGGCATGCAGAACTTCGTCATCGTGGAGCAGGAGCCGGGCGTTTTTGCGCGGCGGCCGGTACAGCTCCGATGGAGCGGGCCGGACACCAGCTATCTGTCGGCGGGCCTGCAGGCCGGCGAGCGAATCGTGTCCGAAGGCGCTCTCTTGCTGGCTTCCGAGTTTCCTGCCCGTGCTCAATAA